One Urocitellus parryii isolate mUroPar1 chromosome 8, mUroPar1.hap1, whole genome shotgun sequence DNA window includes the following coding sequences:
- the LOC144256602 gene encoding ribosyldihydronicotinamide dehydrogenase [quinone]-like isoform X2 — MNFEPRATRKDITGDLSNPEVFSYGVEASEAYKKNCLTSDIAEEQKKLQEADLVIFQFPLYCFSVPAILKGWMDRVLCQGFAFDITRFYDSGFFKDKLALLSLTTGGTAEMYSKAGVNGDVRYFLWPLQHGALHFCGFKILAPQISFAPEFSSEEERKAMVASWAQRLKSIWEEEPIRCTAPWYFGE; from the exons ATGAACTTTGAGCCAAGGGCCACAAGGAAAGATATCACTG GTGACCTTTCTAATCCTGAGGTCTTCAGTTATGGGGTGGAAGCCTCTGAAGCCTACAAGAAAAACTGTCTAACCAGTGACATCGCTGAGGAGCAGAAAAAGCTGCAGGAAGCTGATCTCGTGATATTCCAG TTTCCGCTGTACTGCTTCAGTGTGCCGGCTATCCTGAAGGGCTGGATGGACAGGGTGCTGTGCCAAGGGTTCGCCTTCGACATCACAAGGTTCTATGATTCTGGTTTTTTCAAG GATAAACTAGCCCTCCTTTCCTTAACCACGGGAGGCACAGCCGAGATGTACTCAAAAGCAGGGGTCAATGGAGATGTTCGGTACTTTCTGTGGCCACTCCAG CATGGCGCTTTGCACTTCTGTGGATTTAAAATTCTTGCCCCTCAGATCAGTTTTGCTCCTGAGTTTTcatcagaagaagaaagaaaagcaatggtGGCATCTTGGGCCCAACGATTAAAGAGCATCTGGGAGGAAGAGCCCATCCGCTGCACAGCCCCTTGGTATTTTGGGGAATAA
- the LOC144256602 gene encoding ribosyldihydronicotinamide dehydrogenase [quinone]-like isoform X1, producing MAGKKVLIVYAHQEPKSFNGSLKKVAVDELSQQGCTVTVSDLYAMNFEPRATRKDITGDLSNPEVFSYGVEASEAYKKNCLTSDIAEEQKKLQEADLVIFQFPLYCFSVPAILKGWMDRVLCQGFAFDITRFYDSGFFKDKLALLSLTTGGTAEMYSKAGVNGDVRYFLWPLQHGALHFCGFKILAPQISFAPEFSSEEERKAMVASWAQRLKSIWEEEPIRCTAPWYFGE from the exons ATGGCAG GTAAGAAAGTGCTCATTGTCTATGCACACCAAGAACCCAAGTCTTTCAATGGCTCCTTGAAGAAAGTGGCAGTGGATGAATTGAGCCAGCAGGGATGCACCGTCACCGTGTCTGATTTGTATGCCATGAACTTTGAGCCAAGGGCCACAAGGAAAGATATCACTG GTGACCTTTCTAATCCTGAGGTCTTCAGTTATGGGGTGGAAGCCTCTGAAGCCTACAAGAAAAACTGTCTAACCAGTGACATCGCTGAGGAGCAGAAAAAGCTGCAGGAAGCTGATCTCGTGATATTCCAG TTTCCGCTGTACTGCTTCAGTGTGCCGGCTATCCTGAAGGGCTGGATGGACAGGGTGCTGTGCCAAGGGTTCGCCTTCGACATCACAAGGTTCTATGATTCTGGTTTTTTCAAG GATAAACTAGCCCTCCTTTCCTTAACCACGGGAGGCACAGCCGAGATGTACTCAAAAGCAGGGGTCAATGGAGATGTTCGGTACTTTCTGTGGCCACTCCAG CATGGCGCTTTGCACTTCTGTGGATTTAAAATTCTTGCCCCTCAGATCAGTTTTGCTCCTGAGTTTTcatcagaagaagaaagaaaagcaatggtGGCATCTTGGGCCCAACGATTAAAGAGCATCTGGGAGGAAGAGCCCATCCGCTGCACAGCCCCTTGGTATTTTGGGGAATAA